The Naumovozyma castellii chromosome 2, complete genome sequence AACGAACGATGTCCAACTCTAATCCCCGTTGGTAAATGTAGTTCAACATTGTCATGATACAGATATTCTTGTGGCGCTTCatcctcctcttcatcctctttctcttcttcactATCGACATCTTCCCATTCCTCGTCATTATCATCCCCTTCTACAACAGTGATTGGTTTCTTGGTAGTGTTATCGAAACCTTCATAGGTACTTGTAAAGTTGTAAAATTCGGAGATTTCCAGTTTCTCGTTTTCACTTTCATAAGGAATTCGACAATGTCTCTTTGCTAACATGTGTGCTCTTACAGCCTCCAAACTTCTACCTTGGTAGTTACAAACGATGCAGACGTTACCTAAACCAATTTTTTCTGACATATATTTGACCAAACCAATCTTATCTTCTAGATATTTTTGTTCTGGAATGTAGAAACCATGATTTCTAAACATATGATCTAGGTTGGtatcaaaatcttcaaagacTTTTTTGGTACAGAATAGACATTCTTCCAATGGGATATCAACTTTATTGGCTAATTTCTGTTGCATTAATTTCTCTGCAAGCTGCTCTTCAGTCatttcctcttcctcttcttttccaGCTACTTCCTTCTGTTTTGAATCACCGGTCAAGGCATCAGTGTTGGGTATTTCCGGTTTGCTTTGCTCTTGCTTATCTTCAGTTTCGTTAGcatcaatatttgttgGAGTATTTTGTAATGTTTCAGCTTGTTGCATATTCTTCAACATATTCTGTCTTGCCAACTCCAataacttcttcttcttttctaaaAGAACTTCCttctctcttcttcttatttctttcttggttagttgtttcttatcttttttcttctcagCATCCTCCGCCTCTCTACTAGATGCACTGGCTACTTGGACTTTAGAGTTAAAAGTAGCTTCTGTGATTGGTGGTAATTGGGCAActcttcttttcaaattgtaaCGATGCCAATCAGATTTCATATGCTGTCTTTGGCTCTCACTAGAGTCAAACTGCATGACACATGAGTTACAAGTATATACACCCGACATGATTAGTATTTGCTTGTTGTCTATTGAGAAAGCTTGTCAATATAAGATATTGAGTTGCAATCAACATGTACCATCTCAACTCATTCCATtccatctcatctcatctcatcgcttaacaaaaattttccatattTCCTCGAATTTTCTTGGCGCAATATGCGTcacaaattaaaaattaaaataatgGACTAAATAACAACCTAATTAAACTATTCAAATATAGAAAATTCAGGCAGCTGTGCTGTAAGTATGTATTGTTTAATGcttcatttcttcttttgttgcCCATTGAACCATCTCTTTATCTGAAATTGACAGATAAGCATGTATATTGGAACAACAAGTAAGTTGACAATAGTACCAATCAACAGTTGAAGAATCcataaaaatgatttattattatgtttATTCAACCCCATATCCAAACTCATTAGAAACCACCCTATCAAATCTGTTGTTATATCATCATATCCACTTTCTAAGGAACGAATAATCTTGTTACAACAGTCTTCGCTACTAATAGGAGTGGAGGctccttcaatttctctGGTAATATCAGGTTTAGtcaattcttctaattcaaaACCTTCACTTTGGAAATTCCCCGGATATACGCAAGATATTCTATTTTGTAACATTTCCTGTCTTAAAATCCCCACAAGAGCCTTCAAAGAGACTTTTAGAGGAGCATATTGAGAGTATCCAATAAAGGGAAAAAATGCGGTTACACTAGAAAATAGAATCAAGTGACAATTACTCAATTCTAGTTGAGCAACTTTATGCGCAATGTGCAATGTCGTAGAATAATTCATCTTAATACCCATGTCCAGTTCTTCACCCGTTAGgtctttaaataatttgggAATTGATCCACCAGCACAGCAATATACCTGTGTGGGTAACATTTCTAGTTCACATAATCTATCAAACATAGTGGATACGGCTTCATGATCTGATAAGTCACATGGATAATAGTAAAGTTTAGCATTCTTGTTAAGTTTGCCAGTTTCCTCTGGAGATAGATTTGTACCTACTGTCTTACCGGAGATAGCATCAACAGCctttatcaatttcttttctgaTCTACTCACCACAATGATCTTAGAATTATTACCTTCATGATAATATTTATGCGCGAATTCCCTACCTAAACCTTGGGACCCACCAGTGATCAACACGATTTGgtcattcaattgaaacCTCATCTTTTTGCAAAACACTTTAGAGGAATTGTATCTCTTGGGCCAATAATTTTATCCTCgaagaaagaagagagCAACATTGACGTTAATGTTAAGATggtatttattttgaaaaagtaTCTCTTCACACGGGaaatgaacaaattgaaagaattcatGTTAAAACCATCCAAACTAACAATAAAAGACATCTTGTACAATCTAATAGAGTCAACCATCTTCCGAGGAATTGTTGATACTTAATTTTTACGTTataatttccatttttgtTGACCAAAGTAGCTCTTGAAACACAATAGCTTTGGAAATGGTCAATCTCTAACCTCGAGGAGATCAGAGATTTACTTTGATAAGCCTCCAAAACGAAATGGATTGGACACTTAGCCACCATTGAACAAGGTAATATGTTAATTGATTGCACAGCACATATACTAGTGCTGTTATGAGAATTCCTTCATGTTCATAGTCtacaatttttattattattgtttttccattaaatatatatacatgTCATATAAAAACTAAGAAAAATCGTAGAATACATAGTCTACCACCACCGTATGAAGAGAATATATAACCCAATTACTCAATCTCCGATCCCAAATTCATTGTCTATTCTGCCTCTCCTGCTCAAACTCCTTCCTCAATTGAGCCAATTCTTCCTCACTGACAGGTGGTATAGGAACATCGCTAAAATCGTTATCCTTATGTAGGAAGCTATATGTGTAAAAGTAGATACCCACCGACAAACCTGTAAATGCTGCTAGACCAATCATATTACCTTTAAAAAAGGGCTTACGTGCTCTAATCATCGCTGGAGTCATTTTCCATGTTCTTGGGTCTTGGTATGGGGAACGTTCAAGTGGCATCTTTCTTTGAGGCTTGTGTATGTGTTTTTTAGAAGACTTTCCTTGTTAGTGTTGTCTTGTTCTCTTTACTTGTCGTGAAAGTTATCTACTAGGGAGTACTTTCATGAATTTTGACTGTCCGGATTTAAAAAAGTActattattgaattgacTAACTACAAACTGAACTTGAGTAATACACAACGCAGAGCCAACCAATTCTACCACTCATCTGATCTGCACCATAATGACGGTAGGAATAGCAAGAAAATTAAGTCGTACCAAACCACACAGAGATGctcttttgaagaatcttGTTTCACAATTATTTCAACATGGAACTATCGTCTCGACGCATGAGAAATGTAAGGAGGCCTCTAAGCTGGCTGAGAGGTTGATCACATTCGCCAAGAAAGTGAAGGATGATCCTAAATCCCCGTTACGCAAAGAGATACAGTCCAAGTTGTTCTTATCGGGTGACAACTCCAAATTGATGTCGAAGCTACTGAATGAGATTGGACCTAGATATCTGAATAGACCTGGTGGATACACTAGAGTTATGCATTTGGAAAAGAGGTTGGGTGATAGGGCAACTCAGTCTGTCTTGGAGCTGGTGGATTCACCTGTCATCGATGCAAATGGA is a genomic window containing:
- the TSC10 gene encoding 3-dehydrosphinganine reductase (ancestral locus Anc_1.315), with translation MRFQLNDQIVLITGGSQGLGREFAHKYYHEGNNSKIIVVSRSEKKLIKAVDAISGKTVGTNLSPEETGKLNKNAKLYYYPCDLSDHEAVSTMFDRLCELEMLPTQVYCCAGGSIPKLFKDLTGEELDMGIKMNYSTTLHIAHKVAQLELSNCHLILFSSVTAFFPFIGYSQYAPLKVSLKALVGILRQEMLQNRISCVYPGNFQSEGFELEELTKPDITREIEGASTPISSEDCCNKIIRSLESGYDDITTDLIGWFLMSLDMGLNKHNNKSFLWILQLLIGTIVNLLVVPIYMLICQFQIKRWFNGQQKKK
- the REI1 gene encoding Rei1p (ancestral locus Anc_1.316), with product MSGVYTCNSCVMQFDSSESQRQHMKSDWHRYNLKRRVAQLPPITEATFNSKVQVASASSREAEDAEKKKDKKQLTKKEIRRREKEVLLEKKKKLLELARQNMLKNMQQAETLQNTPTNIDANETEDKQEQSKPEIPNTDALTGDSKQKEVAGKEEEEEMTEEQLAEKLMQQKLANKVDIPLEECLFCTKKVFEDFDTNLDHMFRNHGFYIPEQKYLEDKIGLVKYMSEKIGLGNVCIVCNYQGRSLEAVRAHMLAKRHCRIPYESENEKLEISEFYNFTSTYEGFDNTTKKPITVVEGDDNDEEWEDVDSEEEKEDEEEDEAPQEYLYHDNVELHLPTGIRVGHRSLQRYYKQDLRPEKELTEGQGTLMAAETRTFLPAFDKQELQVKQRVWKTEVQDLKRADKRKAKFVNNQPYYRDQLLQ
- the COA3 gene encoding Coa3p (ancestral locus Anc_1.314) — translated: MPLERSPYQDPRTWKMTPAMIRARKPFFKGNMIGLAAFTGLSVGIYFYTYSFLHKDNDFSDVPIPPVSEEELAQLRKEFEQERQNRQ
- the MRPL8 gene encoding mitochondrial 54S ribosomal protein bL17m (ancestral locus Anc_1.313); translation: MTVGIARKLSRTKPHRDALLKNLVSQLFQHGTIVSTHEKCKEASKLAERLITFAKKVKDDPKSPLRKEIQSKLFLSGDNSKLMSKLLNEIGPRYLNRPGGYTRVMHLEKRLGDRATQSVLELVDSPVIDANGGLTRGNLKLWLLASYTINDEIASKAYKELTLQNLFKEAQYKPKEQFTKEMLAIRKYLKEEKKLEWNEEVEKDRVSKLLDKVYNTKKKSQDVGTKMGRGGYTLLKNRPKRIAEL